The following are encoded in a window of Arthrobacter antioxidans genomic DNA:
- the murD gene encoding UDP-N-acetylmuramoyl-L-alanine--D-glutamate ligase: MSGSHGETVPNTWETPRLANLTSWDADWAGLRVVVAGLGASGFSAADTLIELGAVVVVVDAGVTPANEAKADTLRIVGARDVLLGAGHAAALPLVDGGQPDLVVTSPGWPPTQPLLAEAAAAGIPIWGDVELAWRVRIREGRRTAEWLTITGTNGKTTTVGLAESMLIAAGKRAVAAGNVGTPILDVIRDPQGYDVLAVELSSFQLHWAHSIEPLASVCLNIAEDHVDWHGSYEAYLAAKASVYERTKIACIYNVEQRETETMVEDAEVMDGCRAVGFTTGMPSISMMGVVEDLLVDRAFIEQRKDSAAELASIRELGDVVPRHLVANALAAAALVRAAGVPAAAVRDGIRAFQPGDHRIQVVANEDGVLWINDSKATNPHAASASLASFQSVVWIAGGLSKGVSYEDLVRDHAGRLRAVVLLGEDPAPLQGALSRHAPDVPVSLPPSHHTGRGHDAGGSPDPAAADALMQWAVAEAARLAQDGDTVLMAPAAASMDQFSSYAHRGAAFTAAVHARGGQGTTAKES; the protein is encoded by the coding sequence ATGAGCGGATCGCACGGGGAGACCGTCCCCAACACCTGGGAGACCCCGCGCCTCGCGAACCTCACGTCGTGGGACGCCGACTGGGCCGGACTGCGGGTCGTCGTCGCCGGCCTCGGGGCCTCCGGCTTCTCCGCCGCGGACACGCTCATCGAGCTCGGCGCCGTGGTCGTGGTCGTCGACGCCGGCGTGACGCCCGCGAACGAGGCGAAGGCCGACACCCTGCGGATCGTCGGTGCCCGCGACGTCCTGCTCGGCGCCGGCCACGCGGCCGCCCTGCCCCTGGTCGACGGCGGGCAGCCCGACCTCGTGGTCACCTCGCCCGGGTGGCCGCCCACCCAGCCGCTGCTCGCCGAGGCAGCTGCGGCCGGGATCCCCATCTGGGGCGACGTCGAGCTGGCGTGGCGCGTCCGGATCCGCGAGGGCCGCCGCACCGCGGAGTGGCTCACGATCACCGGGACCAACGGGAAGACGACGACGGTGGGACTGGCCGAGTCCATGCTGATCGCGGCCGGCAAGCGCGCGGTCGCCGCAGGCAACGTCGGCACCCCGATCCTCGACGTCATCCGCGACCCGCAGGGCTACGACGTGCTCGCCGTCGAACTGTCCAGCTTCCAGCTGCACTGGGCCCATTCGATCGAGCCCCTGGCAAGCGTGTGCCTCAACATCGCCGAGGACCACGTCGACTGGCACGGCAGCTACGAGGCCTACCTCGCGGCCAAGGCCTCGGTCTACGAGCGGACGAAGATCGCCTGCATCTACAACGTGGAGCAGCGCGAGACGGAGACCATGGTCGAGGACGCCGAGGTCATGGACGGCTGCCGCGCCGTGGGGTTCACCACCGGCATGCCGTCGATCAGCATGATGGGCGTCGTGGAGGACCTGCTGGTGGACCGCGCCTTCATCGAGCAGCGCAAGGACTCCGCCGCGGAACTGGCGTCGATCCGTGAGCTCGGCGACGTGGTGCCCCGCCACCTCGTCGCCAACGCACTGGCCGCCGCCGCGCTCGTCCGGGCCGCCGGCGTCCCCGCCGCAGCGGTGCGCGACGGGATCCGCGCCTTCCAGCCGGGCGACCACCGCATCCAGGTGGTCGCCAACGAGGACGGCGTGCTCTGGATCAACGATTCGAAGGCCACCAACCCGCACGCCGCCTCCGCGTCCCTCGCCTCCTTCCAGTCCGTCGTCTGGATCGCCGGCGGCCTGTCCAAGGGGGTCTCCTACGAGGACCTCGTGCGGGACCACGCCGGGCGGCTCCGCGCCGTCGTCCTGCTCGGCGAGGATCCTGCCCCCCTCCAGGGGGCGCTCTCCCGACACGCACCCGATGTTCCTGTCTCGCTCCCGCCGAGCCATCACACTGGACGGGGGCACGACGCCGGCGGGTCACCCGACCCGGCCGCCGCGGACGCCCTGATGCAATGGGCCGTGGCGGAAGCCGCGCGGCTCGCCCAGGACGGCGACACGGTGCTCATGGCGCCTGCCGCCGCGTCGATGGACCAGTTCTCCTCCTACGCGCACCGGGGGGCGGCCTTCACGGCCGCCGTCCACGCCCGCGGCGGACAGGGGACAACCGCTAAGGAGTCGTAA
- a CDS encoding UDP-N-acetylmuramoyl-tripeptide--D-alanyl-D-alanine ligase: protein MIEFSAAEIAALTGGRLVGVDPAGPAITVTSAATDSRECVPGSLFVAKPGEASDGHLHIGSAFGCGAVLALAEREVAGPDGVPHPSVVVPDAVLAMGELAAETVRRLRAAGDLTVIGITGSAGKTTTKDLLAGILAAAGPTVAPRGSYNGEVGVPLTVFQATWDTRYLVIEMGATKPGHIAYLASLVQPDVGVVLGVGSAHAGEFGGVENIARAKGELFEALAPTGTAVINADDERVLAMRSRTGARTAFFTSSDDFAAEGGVVRARNSTTTPEGHPSFTLTFPDGGEHEVVSPLLGLHHTTNLLAAATAAYEVGCPPARIAEGLRSLTAASRWRMERSERADGVTVINDAYNANPESMRAALRTLAELGRGRRRTWAVLGEMLELGGSTIEEHDLLGRVVVRLNISKLVCVGPNTRALFNGAVLEGSWGSEAVHVDDVGAAEQLLAAELEPGDIVLFKSSNGAGLRFLGDRIAQQAGPDGSPEHRTDHSSNHPAADSEAVSGPDASGKATQP from the coding sequence ATGATTGAATTCAGCGCAGCCGAGATCGCGGCACTCACGGGCGGACGACTGGTCGGGGTCGATCCTGCCGGCCCCGCCATCACCGTCACCTCCGCCGCCACCGATTCGCGCGAGTGCGTCCCGGGGTCGCTCTTCGTCGCCAAGCCCGGCGAGGCCTCCGACGGGCACCTCCACATCGGATCGGCCTTCGGGTGCGGCGCCGTCCTCGCACTGGCCGAGCGGGAGGTCGCGGGACCGGACGGCGTCCCCCACCCCTCCGTCGTCGTCCCCGACGCGGTCCTCGCCATGGGCGAACTCGCCGCGGAGACGGTCCGCCGGCTGCGGGCCGCGGGCGACCTCACCGTCATCGGCATCACGGGCTCGGCAGGGAAGACCACCACCAAGGACCTCCTCGCAGGCATCCTCGCCGCGGCGGGTCCCACGGTCGCGCCGCGCGGCTCCTACAACGGCGAGGTCGGCGTGCCGCTGACCGTCTTCCAGGCCACCTGGGACACGCGCTACCTCGTGATCGAGATGGGCGCCACCAAGCCCGGGCACATCGCCTACCTCGCCTCGCTGGTCCAGCCCGACGTCGGCGTGGTCCTCGGGGTCGGCTCGGCCCACGCCGGTGAGTTCGGCGGCGTCGAGAACATCGCCCGGGCGAAGGGGGAGCTCTTCGAGGCCCTCGCCCCGACGGGCACGGCCGTCATCAACGCCGACGACGAGCGTGTCCTCGCGATGCGGTCCCGGACCGGTGCCCGCACCGCGTTCTTCACCTCCTCGGACGACTTCGCGGCGGAGGGCGGCGTGGTGCGGGCGAGGAACAGCACGACGACACCCGAGGGGCATCCCTCGTTCACCCTCACCTTCCCGGACGGCGGCGAGCACGAGGTCGTGTCCCCGCTCCTCGGGCTGCACCACACCACGAACCTGCTGGCCGCGGCGACCGCCGCCTACGAGGTCGGGTGCCCGCCCGCGCGGATCGCGGAGGGCCTGCGCAGCCTGACGGCCGCGAGCCGCTGGCGCATGGAGCGCTCCGAGCGTGCCGACGGCGTGACCGTCATCAACGACGCCTACAACGCCAACCCCGAGTCGATGCGTGCGGCCCTGCGGACCCTCGCCGAACTCGGCCGCGGGCGCCGGCGGACCTGGGCGGTGCTGGGGGAGATGCTCGAGCTGGGCGGGAGCACCATCGAGGAGCACGACCTCCTGGGACGCGTGGTCGTGCGGCTCAACATCTCGAAGCTCGTCTGCGTGGGGCCCAACACCCGAGCGCTCTTCAACGGCGCCGTGCTCGAGGGGTCGTGGGGCAGCGAAGCCGTGCACGTCGACGACGTCGGGGCGGCGGAGCAGCTGCTCGCGGCGGAGCTCGAACCCGGGGACATCGTCCTGTTCAAGTCCTCGAACGGGGCCGGCCTCCGGTTCCTCGGGGACCGGATCGCGCAGCAGGCCGGCCCGGACGGCAGCCCGGAGCACCGCACCGACCACAGTTCGAACCACCCAGCAGCAGACTCTGAAGCGGTCAGTGGACCTGACGCTTCCGGAAAGGCCACCCAGCCGTGA
- the mraY gene encoding phospho-N-acetylmuramoyl-pentapeptide-transferase, producing MIAILIGSAAALIFAFVGTPLFIRLLVKKSYGQFIRDDGPTAHHTKRGTPTMGGAVIVGSVLLAYFLTHLLMMAIGAPASGPSASGLLLLFLAGGMGLVGFADDYIKISKQRSLGLSAPAKIAGQTAVGVAFAVMALMFPNEEGRTPASTAISFIRDTPIDLAFAGTVLGAILFVIWSNLIITGASNGVNLADGLDGLAAGASILVFGAYMLIGIWQSNQSCGSPGAGSVCYEVRDPLDLALIAGSMCGALVGFLWWNTSPARIFMGDTGSLAIGGAIAGFAILSRTELLLVILAGLFVMITLSVIIQVGYFKLSGGKRVFKMAPLQHHFELKGWQEVTVVVRFWILAGLFVAAALGIFYAEWVVG from the coding sequence GTGATCGCAATCCTCATCGGCTCGGCCGCCGCCCTGATCTTCGCCTTCGTCGGGACGCCCCTGTTCATCAGGCTCCTCGTGAAGAAGAGCTACGGCCAGTTCATCCGCGACGACGGGCCGACCGCGCACCACACCAAGCGCGGGACGCCGACCATGGGTGGCGCCGTGATCGTCGGGTCCGTGCTGCTGGCCTACTTCCTCACGCACCTGCTGATGATGGCGATCGGGGCCCCGGCCTCCGGACCCAGCGCCTCGGGGCTGCTGCTGCTCTTCCTCGCCGGCGGCATGGGCCTCGTGGGCTTCGCCGACGACTACATCAAGATCTCCAAGCAACGCAGCCTCGGGCTGTCCGCCCCGGCGAAGATCGCCGGCCAGACCGCCGTCGGCGTCGCCTTCGCCGTCATGGCCCTGATGTTCCCCAACGAGGAAGGGCGCACCCCGGCCTCGACCGCGATCTCGTTCATCCGCGACACCCCGATCGACCTCGCGTTCGCCGGGACGGTCCTCGGCGCCATCCTCTTCGTCATCTGGTCCAACCTCATCATCACCGGCGCCAGCAACGGCGTGAACCTCGCGGACGGCCTGGACGGACTCGCGGCGGGTGCCTCGATCCTCGTCTTCGGCGCCTACATGCTGATCGGTATCTGGCAGAGCAACCAGAGCTGCGGCTCGCCGGGCGCGGGCAGCGTCTGCTACGAGGTGCGCGACCCCCTGGACCTGGCCCTGATCGCCGGGTCGATGTGCGGCGCGCTCGTCGGCTTCCTGTGGTGGAACACCTCGCCCGCCAGGATCTTCATGGGCGACACCGGGTCCCTCGCGATCGGCGGCGCGATCGCCGGCTTCGCGATCCTCTCCCGCACCGAGCTGCTCCTAGTGATCCTGGCCGGCCTGTTCGTCATGATCACGCTGTCCGTCATCATCCAGGTGGGCTACTTCAAACTCTCGGGCGGCAAGCGCGTCTTCAAGATGGCACCGCTCCAGCACCACTTCGAGCTCAAGGGCTGGCAGGAGGTCACCGTGGTGGTCCGGTTCTGGATCCTGGCGGGCCTCTTCGTGGCCGCGGCGCTCGGCATCTTCTACGCGGAATGGGTCGTCGGATGA
- a CDS encoding UDP-N-acetylmuramoyl-L-alanyl-D-glutamate--2,6-diaminopimelate ligase, with protein MRPRTPHPVALSEALAAIGPLAGPAGPAELPVVTGLTLDSRSVLPGDVYAAVPGAARHGADFAEQAVRAGAVAVLTDEAGAAILARAAAAGGFEAPPVVVVPDPRRAAGPLAGVIFDSQSDAAPTLYGITGTNGKTTSTYFLTALLGALGRTTGLIGTIEIRAGADAIPSALTTPESPQVHSLLALMRERGLDAASMEVSSHALEFGRVDGVRFDVAGFTNLTQDHLDLHGTMEDYFAVKAALFTPARCHRAVVLVDDAWGRRLAATADVPVLSLRTGRAAGTDPVADWTVVDVEPSGLGHAFTLEGRAGERLRVRTGLPGTFNVSNAALATVMVLASGVPVEDVQRALDAHDPFTTEVPGRMQLIGEEPAAIVDFAHNPDALERTLASVRRPGGRVISVFGATGQRDESKRPVMGAVGARLSDILIVTDDDPHDEDEAAIRQAVRSGADAAVRREGLACEVLEVFPRAEAIERAVALARASDTIIVAGRGHEVWQEVKGVNLSLDDREELRSALTRHGFSGLSRPGIES; from the coding sequence GGCGACGTGTACGCGGCCGTACCCGGAGCCGCCCGCCACGGCGCGGACTTCGCCGAACAGGCCGTACGGGCGGGGGCCGTGGCCGTCCTGACGGACGAGGCAGGCGCGGCGATCCTGGCCCGCGCCGCGGCGGCGGGCGGCTTCGAGGCGCCACCCGTCGTCGTCGTCCCCGACCCCCGCCGGGCGGCCGGCCCGCTCGCGGGCGTGATCTTCGACAGCCAGTCGGACGCCGCCCCGACCCTCTACGGGATCACGGGGACCAACGGGAAGACGACGTCGACCTACTTCCTCACTGCGCTCCTCGGCGCACTGGGCCGGACCACGGGGCTCATCGGCACGATCGAGATCCGCGCCGGCGCGGACGCCATCCCCAGTGCGCTCACCACGCCCGAGTCCCCGCAGGTCCACTCCCTGCTCGCCCTCATGCGGGAACGGGGACTCGACGCGGCGTCCATGGAGGTCTCCTCGCACGCCCTCGAGTTCGGGCGGGTCGACGGCGTCCGGTTCGACGTCGCGGGTTTCACCAACCTGACCCAGGACCACCTCGACCTGCACGGGACCATGGAGGACTACTTCGCCGTGAAGGCCGCGCTCTTCACGCCGGCCCGCTGCCATCGCGCCGTCGTCCTCGTCGACGACGCCTGGGGGCGCCGCCTCGCAGCGACGGCCGACGTGCCCGTCCTCTCACTGCGCACCGGGCGGGCCGCCGGCACCGACCCGGTGGCCGACTGGACCGTGGTCGACGTCGAGCCCAGCGGCCTGGGGCATGCCTTCACCCTCGAGGGACGCGCGGGGGAGCGGCTGCGGGTCCGCACCGGCCTCCCCGGGACCTTCAACGTCTCCAACGCCGCCCTGGCCACGGTCATGGTCCTCGCGTCCGGCGTGCCCGTCGAGGACGTCCAGCGCGCCCTGGACGCTCACGACCCGTTCACCACCGAGGTCCCGGGACGCATGCAGCTCATCGGCGAGGAGCCCGCGGCGATCGTCGACTTCGCGCACAACCCCGACGCGCTCGAACGGACCCTGGCCTCGGTCCGGCGTCCCGGCGGCCGGGTCATCTCCGTGTTCGGTGCCACCGGGCAGCGCGACGAGTCCAAGCGGCCCGTCATGGGCGCCGTCGGAGCCCGGCTGTCCGACATCCTCATCGTCACCGACGACGATCCGCACGACGAGGACGAAGCGGCCATCCGGCAGGCGGTCCGATCGGGTGCCGACGCGGCGGTCCGCAGGGAGGGGCTCGCGTGCGAGGTGCTGGAGGTCTTCCCCCGGGCGGAGGCGATCGAGCGCGCCGTGGCCCTGGCCCGCGCGTCCGACACCATCATCGTCGCGGGCCGCGGCCACGAGGTCTGGCAGGAGGTCAAGGGCGTCAACCTGTCACTCGACGATCGGGAGGAACTGCGTTCCGCGTTGACAAGGCACGGATTCTCTGGGCTTTCCCGCCCCGGGATAGAGTCCTGA
- the murG gene encoding undecaprenyldiphospho-muramoylpentapeptide beta-N-acetylglucosaminyltransferase, producing the protein MTHPTTDDRAVSVVLAGGGTAGHISPLLAIAGAILDEVPGTRITAVGTEAGMETRLVPAAGFELRTIDRVPMPRRPSTDLLKLPVRLLRAVRQARAIVVDAGADVVVGVGGYVSTPVYLAAWTRRIPVVIHEANARPGIANRVGARIAARVAVAFDGTGLADAVLVGMPMRRSIADLDRSGGRADARASLGLHPDRPTLIVTGGSSGAASLNRAVAAAVPALIAAGIQILHITGRGKQIPDDDGTPLSVPGYHQVEFVDGMERVYAAADLLVARAGAATVSEVGAVGLPAVLVPLPHGNGEQRLNAAGLVDRGGAILVDDAAFTADWIRQNVLPLVTDAPRLAAMSTASYAQGVRDADRRMAELVLAVAEARR; encoded by the coding sequence ATGACACACCCCACCACCGACGACCGCGCGGTGTCCGTCGTCCTCGCCGGCGGCGGGACGGCCGGCCACATCAGCCCGCTGCTCGCCATCGCGGGGGCCATCCTCGACGAGGTGCCCGGCACGCGCATCACGGCGGTCGGCACGGAAGCGGGCATGGAGACCCGCCTCGTCCCGGCGGCCGGGTTCGAGCTGCGGACCATCGACCGGGTGCCGATGCCACGACGACCGTCGACGGACCTCCTCAAGCTCCCGGTGCGCCTCCTCCGGGCCGTCCGCCAGGCGCGGGCCATCGTGGTGGACGCCGGTGCCGACGTCGTCGTCGGGGTGGGCGGCTACGTGTCGACGCCCGTGTACCTCGCCGCGTGGACGCGCCGCATCCCCGTGGTGATCCACGAAGCGAACGCCCGCCCCGGGATCGCCAACCGGGTGGGCGCGCGGATCGCGGCGCGCGTCGCCGTCGCGTTCGACGGTACGGGCCTCGCCGACGCCGTGCTGGTGGGCATGCCGATGCGCCGCAGCATCGCCGACCTCGACCGCTCCGGCGGGCGCGCCGACGCCCGTGCCTCCCTCGGGCTCCACCCGGACCGGCCCACGCTCATCGTCACGGGAGGCTCCTCCGGCGCGGCGAGCCTGAACCGCGCCGTGGCCGCCGCGGTGCCCGCACTCATCGCCGCCGGCATCCAGATCCTGCACATCACCGGCCGGGGCAAGCAGATCCCCGACGACGACGGCACGCCGCTGTCGGTGCCCGGGTACCATCAGGTCGAGTTCGTGGACGGGATGGAGCGCGTGTACGCGGCGGCCGATCTGCTGGTCGCCCGCGCCGGTGCCGCCACCGTGAGCGAGGTCGGCGCCGTGGGGCTGCCCGCCGTCCTGGTCCCGCTGCCCCACGGCAACGGCGAGCAGCGGCTCAACGCGGCAGGACTCGTGGACCGCGGCGGGGCGATCCTCGTCGACGACGCCGCGTTCACCGCCGACTGGATCCGCCAGAACGTCCTGCCGCTGGTCACCGACGCACCACGGCTCGCCGCGATGTCGACGGCATCCTACGCGCAGGGCGTCCGGGACGCGGACCGGCGCATGGCGGAACTCGTCCTGGCCGTCGCGGAGGCCCGCCGATGA
- the ftsW gene encoding putative lipid II flippase FtsW encodes MATPTRPGGRKPSVRSARTTGAGRSALSGGTPVSPSTPRPPVAGRTVRGGATTAAPGGSAGAPARRPAKGLRARVRRGWEILEGSDHSPTGSSYYLILGAALALTAIGLMMVLSASSVEAISEGKDTFDLFLKQAVWAGAGLILMLVLSRLGPRAYKALAWPSLGIAIVLLVLVLVIGVEINGNKNWIRIGSQTLQPSEPAKLALALWFASVLERKKALIRDWKHALIPAVPLGGLPIGLVLIGGDLGTGLVLMMIAAAALFFAGAPLKMFSLVGIVAAVGALLMVATSSNRGGRIAAWLRLNCDDGTDLCMQSDNGLFAMASGSWFGVGIGQSRQKWNWIPEAHNDFIFAIIGEEFGLLGTFVVVLLFGILAVATIRVAMRYTDPFVRILMGSILVWLIGQAFVNIGMVTGLLPVIGVPLPFISYGGSALTFTLAAVGVLLSFARKTPHSAVTAPDRSAS; translated from the coding sequence ATGGCCACGCCAACCCGTCCGGGAGGACGCAAGCCCTCCGTCCGGTCCGCCCGGACCACGGGGGCGGGGCGGTCGGCCCTGTCCGGGGGCACACCCGTCTCGCCGTCGACGCCCCGCCCGCCGGTCGCGGGGAGGACCGTCCGCGGCGGCGCCACCACGGCGGCGCCGGGCGGGAGCGCAGGTGCACCCGCGCGCAGGCCGGCGAAGGGCCTGCGCGCCCGGGTCCGGCGCGGCTGGGAGATCCTCGAGGGCTCGGACCACTCGCCCACCGGATCCAGCTACTACCTGATCCTGGGCGCCGCCCTGGCACTCACGGCCATCGGCCTCATGATGGTGCTCTCGGCATCCTCCGTCGAGGCGATCTCCGAAGGCAAGGACACGTTCGACCTCTTCCTCAAGCAGGCCGTCTGGGCCGGTGCCGGCTTGATCCTGATGCTGGTGCTGTCGCGGCTCGGCCCCCGTGCCTACAAGGCCCTGGCCTGGCCGAGCCTCGGGATCGCCATCGTGCTGCTCGTCCTCGTGCTGGTCATCGGCGTCGAGATCAACGGCAACAAGAACTGGATCCGGATCGGCTCGCAGACGCTCCAGCCCTCCGAACCGGCGAAGCTCGCGCTGGCCCTCTGGTTCGCGTCGGTGCTCGAGCGCAAGAAGGCCCTGATCCGCGACTGGAAGCACGCACTGATCCCCGCCGTGCCGTTGGGCGGCCTGCCCATCGGCCTCGTCCTGATCGGCGGGGACCTCGGGACCGGGCTCGTCCTCATGATGATCGCCGCCGCGGCCCTGTTCTTCGCGGGCGCGCCGCTGAAGATGTTCTCCCTGGTGGGGATCGTCGCCGCCGTCGGCGCCCTCCTGATGGTCGCGACCAGCTCGAACCGTGGCGGGCGCATCGCCGCCTGGCTCCGGCTCAACTGCGACGACGGGACGGACCTGTGCATGCAGTCCGACAACGGGCTGTTCGCCATGGCCTCCGGCAGCTGGTTCGGGGTGGGGATCGGCCAGAGCCGGCAGAAGTGGAACTGGATCCCCGAGGCCCACAACGACTTCATCTTCGCCATCATCGGCGAGGAGTTCGGGCTGCTCGGCACCTTCGTGGTGGTGCTGCTCTTCGGCATCCTCGCCGTGGCGACCATCCGGGTGGCGATGCGCTACACCGACCCCTTCGTACGGATCCTCATGGGATCCATCCTCGTCTGGCTCATCGGCCAGGCGTTCGTCAACATCGGCATGGTGACGGGCCTGCTGCCCGTCATCGGCGTGCCGCTGCCCTTCATCTCCTACGGCGGGTCAGCGCTGACCTTCACCCTCGCCGCCGTCGGCGTCCTGCTCTCCTTCGCGCGGAAGACCCCGCACTCCGCCGTCACGGCGCCGGACCGGTCCGCGTCCTAA